A single genomic interval of Megalobrama amblycephala isolate DHTTF-2021 linkage group LG17, ASM1881202v1, whole genome shotgun sequence harbors:
- the elavl1a gene encoding ELAV-like protein 1a isoform X1, whose translation MAVRRGHVRYLKEVYDMSNGYEDHMADEPKDAKTNLIVNYLPQNMSQDELRSLFSSIGEVESAKLIRDKVAGHSLGYGFVNYLNPNDAERAISTLNGLRLQSKTIKVSYARPSSDTIKDANLYISGLPKTMTQKDVEEMFTRYGRIINSRVLVDQASGLSRGVAFIRFDKRAEAEDAIKDLNGQKPPGAAEPITVKFAASPNQVKNSQIISQIYHTQPRRFGGPVHHQAQRFRFSPMSVDHMSGMSGVNMPGNSSSGWCIFVYNLGQDADEGILWQMFGPFGAVTNVKVIRDFNTNKCKGFGFVTMTNYEEAAMAIASLNGYRLGDKILQVSFKTSKSHK comes from the exons ATGGCAGTCAGAAGGGGACACGTTAGATACTTAAAA GAGGTCTATGACATGTCGAACGGTTACGAAGATCACATGGCCGATGAGCCTAAAGATGCCAAAACAAACCTCATCGTCAACTACTTGCCTCAGAATATGAGCCAGGATGAGCTGCGGAGTCTCTTCAGCAGCATTGGGGAGGTGGAGTCTGCTAAACTTATTCGTGACAAAGTAGCAG gcCACAGTTTAGGGTACGGATTTGTTAACTATCTTAACCCTAATGATGCAGAAAGAGCAATCAGTACTCTCAATGGACTGAGACTACAGTCTAAAACTATCAAG GTGTCATATGCCAGGCCAAGCTCTGACACCATAAAGGATGCCAACCTTTACATCAGCGGGCTGCCTAAAACAATGACGCAGAAGGACGTAGAAGAAATGTTTACACGTTATGGCAGAATAATCAACTCCCGTGTCCTCGTCGATCAAGCATCAG GACTCTCTCGTGGTGTGGCTTTCATTCGGTTTGACAAGAGGGCAGAGGCAGAGGACGCAATTAAGGACTTGAATGGGCAGAAACCGCCAGGCGCCGCAGAGCCCATCACTGTCAAGTTTGCCGCCAGTCCCAATCAAGTGAAAAACTCACAAATTATTTCCCAGATTTACCACACACAGCCTCGCCGCTTCGGGGGGCCCGTCCACCACCAGGCCCAGAGATTCAG GTTCTCTCCTATGAGTGTAGACCACATGAGCGGCATGTCTGGCGTTAACATGCCTGGAAACTCCTCGTCAGGCTGGTGTATTTTCGTTTACAACCTGGGCCAGGATGCAGATGAGGGCATTTTGTGGCAGATGTTCGGGCCCTTCGGCGCCGTCACAAATGTCAAAGTGATCCGTGATTTCAACACCAACAAGTGCAAAGGATTTGGGTTTGTTACCATGACAAACTATGAAGAGGCAGCCATGGCTATCGCCAGCCTCAACGGCTACCGCCTCGGGGACAAGATTTTACAAGTGTCGTTCAAAACAAGCAAGTCGCACAAGTAG
- the elavl1a gene encoding ELAV-like protein 1a isoform X2, with protein sequence MSNGYEDHMADEPKDAKTNLIVNYLPQNMSQDELRSLFSSIGEVESAKLIRDKVAGHSLGYGFVNYLNPNDAERAISTLNGLRLQSKTIKVSYARPSSDTIKDANLYISGLPKTMTQKDVEEMFTRYGRIINSRVLVDQASGLSRGVAFIRFDKRAEAEDAIKDLNGQKPPGAAEPITVKFAASPNQVKNSQIISQIYHTQPRRFGGPVHHQAQRFRFSPMSVDHMSGMSGVNMPGNSSSGWCIFVYNLGQDADEGILWQMFGPFGAVTNVKVIRDFNTNKCKGFGFVTMTNYEEAAMAIASLNGYRLGDKILQVSFKTSKSHK encoded by the exons ATGTCGAACGGTTACGAAGATCACATGGCCGATGAGCCTAAAGATGCCAAAACAAACCTCATCGTCAACTACTTGCCTCAGAATATGAGCCAGGATGAGCTGCGGAGTCTCTTCAGCAGCATTGGGGAGGTGGAGTCTGCTAAACTTATTCGTGACAAAGTAGCAG gcCACAGTTTAGGGTACGGATTTGTTAACTATCTTAACCCTAATGATGCAGAAAGAGCAATCAGTACTCTCAATGGACTGAGACTACAGTCTAAAACTATCAAG GTGTCATATGCCAGGCCAAGCTCTGACACCATAAAGGATGCCAACCTTTACATCAGCGGGCTGCCTAAAACAATGACGCAGAAGGACGTAGAAGAAATGTTTACACGTTATGGCAGAATAATCAACTCCCGTGTCCTCGTCGATCAAGCATCAG GACTCTCTCGTGGTGTGGCTTTCATTCGGTTTGACAAGAGGGCAGAGGCAGAGGACGCAATTAAGGACTTGAATGGGCAGAAACCGCCAGGCGCCGCAGAGCCCATCACTGTCAAGTTTGCCGCCAGTCCCAATCAAGTGAAAAACTCACAAATTATTTCCCAGATTTACCACACACAGCCTCGCCGCTTCGGGGGGCCCGTCCACCACCAGGCCCAGAGATTCAG GTTCTCTCCTATGAGTGTAGACCACATGAGCGGCATGTCTGGCGTTAACATGCCTGGAAACTCCTCGTCAGGCTGGTGTATTTTCGTTTACAACCTGGGCCAGGATGCAGATGAGGGCATTTTGTGGCAGATGTTCGGGCCCTTCGGCGCCGTCACAAATGTCAAAGTGATCCGTGATTTCAACACCAACAAGTGCAAAGGATTTGGGTTTGTTACCATGACAAACTATGAAGAGGCAGCCATGGCTATCGCCAGCCTCAACGGCTACCGCCTCGGGGACAAGATTTTACAAGTGTCGTTCAAAACAAGCAAGTCGCACAAGTAG
- the elavl1a gene encoding ELAV-like protein 1a isoform X3 has product MTQKDVEEMFTRYGRIINSRVLVDQASGLSRGVAFIRFDKRAEAEDAIKDLNGQKPPGAAEPITVKFAASPNQVKNSQIISQIYHTQPRRFGGPVHHQAQRFRFSPMSVDHMSGMSGVNMPGNSSSGWCIFVYNLGQDADEGILWQMFGPFGAVTNVKVIRDFNTNKCKGFGFVTMTNYEEAAMAIASLNGYRLGDKILQVSFKTSKSHK; this is encoded by the exons ATGACGCAGAAGGACGTAGAAGAAATGTTTACACGTTATGGCAGAATAATCAACTCCCGTGTCCTCGTCGATCAAGCATCAG GACTCTCTCGTGGTGTGGCTTTCATTCGGTTTGACAAGAGGGCAGAGGCAGAGGACGCAATTAAGGACTTGAATGGGCAGAAACCGCCAGGCGCCGCAGAGCCCATCACTGTCAAGTTTGCCGCCAGTCCCAATCAAGTGAAAAACTCACAAATTATTTCCCAGATTTACCACACACAGCCTCGCCGCTTCGGGGGGCCCGTCCACCACCAGGCCCAGAGATTCAG GTTCTCTCCTATGAGTGTAGACCACATGAGCGGCATGTCTGGCGTTAACATGCCTGGAAACTCCTCGTCAGGCTGGTGTATTTTCGTTTACAACCTGGGCCAGGATGCAGATGAGGGCATTTTGTGGCAGATGTTCGGGCCCTTCGGCGCCGTCACAAATGTCAAAGTGATCCGTGATTTCAACACCAACAAGTGCAAAGGATTTGGGTTTGTTACCATGACAAACTATGAAGAGGCAGCCATGGCTATCGCCAGCCTCAACGGCTACCGCCTCGGGGACAAGATTTTACAAGTGTCGTTCAAAACAAGCAAGTCGCACAAGTAG